Proteins encoded within one genomic window of Bradyrhizobium sp. AZCC 1719:
- a CDS encoding iron-containing alcohol dehydrogenase encodes MHRGRVVFGAMDEVVFGRPASEALVAQLDRLGTRRAFLMVSGTLNRETDVIDTIRRALGPRCVGTFDAMPPHTPRSAVIAASEQARAADADLIVTIGGGSITDGAKAVQLCLANDIRSADDIDRIKAGRGGTPQLAAPTVRQISVPTTIAGGEFSSTAGVTNEKTKVKEALRHPLLMPRAVILDPWLAQHTPEWLWLSTGIRAVDHCVEGICSREAHPYGDAQALKGLSMLARALPRVKAAAGDVEARMDCQIGTWLSTGPLASGVPMGASHGIGYVLGAEFGVPHGYTSCVMLPSVMRWNKSANAERQALVAAAMGHPNEDAGDVLDGFIRNLGMPRSLREVKVAPEHFDRIAQQAMATPWVPRNPRKIEGPAQVREILDMTA; translated from the coding sequence GTGCACAGAGGGCGTGTCGTATTCGGCGCCATGGACGAGGTCGTGTTCGGGCGGCCGGCGTCCGAGGCGCTTGTCGCGCAGTTGGATCGGCTCGGCACGAGGCGCGCCTTCCTGATGGTCAGCGGCACGCTCAACCGCGAAACCGATGTGATCGACACCATCCGCCGTGCGCTGGGACCGCGCTGCGTCGGCACCTTCGACGCGATGCCGCCGCACACGCCGCGCTCAGCCGTGATCGCCGCCAGCGAACAGGCCCGCGCAGCGGATGCCGATCTCATCGTCACGATCGGCGGCGGTTCGATCACCGACGGCGCCAAGGCCGTGCAGCTCTGCCTCGCCAACGATATCCGCAGCGCAGATGACATCGACCGGATCAAGGCCGGCCGCGGCGGCACACCGCAACTTGCCGCGCCGACGGTGCGCCAGATCAGCGTGCCGACGACGATCGCCGGCGGCGAATTCTCCTCCACGGCCGGCGTCACCAACGAGAAGACGAAGGTCAAGGAAGCGCTGCGCCATCCGCTGCTCATGCCACGCGCCGTGATTCTCGACCCCTGGCTTGCCCAGCACACACCGGAATGGCTGTGGCTGTCGACCGGCATCCGCGCCGTCGACCATTGCGTCGAAGGCATCTGCTCGCGCGAGGCTCACCCATATGGCGACGCGCAGGCGCTGAAGGGCCTATCGATGCTGGCGCGGGCACTGCCGCGGGTGAAGGCCGCGGCCGGCGACGTCGAAGCGCGAATGGACTGCCAGATCGGGACCTGGCTTTCGACCGGGCCGCTCGCTTCCGGCGTGCCGATGGGCGCCAGCCATGGCATCGGCTACGTGCTCGGCGCCGAATTCGGTGTGCCGCACGGCTACACCTCCTGCGTGATGCTGCCGTCGGTGATGCGCTGGAACAAGTCAGCCAATGCCGAACGTCAGGCGCTGGTCGCAGCCGCCATGGGCCACCCGAACGAGGACGCCGGCGACGTGCTCGACGGCTTCATTCGCAACCTCGGCATGCCGCGCAGCCTGCGCGAGGTCAAGGTTGCGCCTGAGCATTTCGACCGCATCGCGCAACAAGCGATGGCAACGCCCTGGGTGCCACGCAATCCGCGCAAGATCGAGGGACCGGCGCAGGTGCGCGAGATTCTGGACATGACCGCGTAA
- a CDS encoding ABC transporter ATP-binding protein yields MTKYNPSATGPVLHVAGLTKSYRTAGEEVAVLRGVNLTVAAGESVALTGESGSGKSTLLHLIAGLDAADGGEITLADAQVSELTDAGRAEMRRDRLGLVFQQFNLVPSLTVEDNLVFQARIAGRHDAAWHHELVERLGLGRFLKRYPEQLSGGQQQRVAIGRALAVKPLLLLADEPTGNLDEDTADEVLALARDLVTRSGCGFLLVTHSARLAATLDRQVNLHAGVIA; encoded by the coding sequence ATGACTAAATACAATCCCAGTGCGACCGGCCCCGTGCTGCACGTGGCCGGCCTGACCAAGAGCTATCGCACCGCCGGCGAGGAGGTCGCGGTGCTGCGCGGCGTGAACCTGACGGTCGCTGCCGGTGAGAGCGTCGCACTCACCGGTGAGTCCGGCAGCGGCAAGAGCACGCTCTTGCACCTGATCGCCGGGCTCGATGCGGCCGACGGCGGCGAGATCACGCTGGCAGATGCGCAGGTCTCCGAACTCACGGATGCCGGCCGGGCGGAAATGCGCCGCGACCGGCTCGGCCTGGTGTTTCAGCAATTCAACCTGGTCCCAAGCCTCACGGTGGAAGACAACCTCGTTTTCCAGGCTCGCATCGCCGGCCGTCACGATGCGGCCTGGCACCACGAACTGGTGGAGCGGCTCGGGCTCGGCCGCTTCCTGAAGCGCTATCCCGAGCAATTGTCCGGCGGTCAGCAACAACGCGTCGCGATCGGCCGGGCATTGGCGGTCAAGCCGCTATTGCTGCTCGCGGACGAGCCGACCGGCAATCTCGACGAGGACACGGCGGACGAAGTGCTGGCGCTGGCGCGCGACCTGGTGACGCGCAGCGGCTGCGGTTTTCTGTTGGTGACGCACAGCGCGCGGCTCGCCGCAACGCTCGACCGCCAGGTCAACCTCCATGCCGGGGTGATCGCGTGA
- a CDS encoding efflux RND transporter permease subunit gives MNLGRLSINQPILAMVLSIVLLIVGAIAYTTLPVSEYPQVVPPTVTVTTQYPGASAQTVSDTVAAPIEQEINGVEDMLYLYSQATSNGQLTITVTFKLGTDLDKAQVLVQNRVAIAQPRLPEEVQRNGVITRKNSPDILMVVFMLSPDDTFDQLYISNYALLQVRDELLRLDGVGDIQIFGARDYSMRLWLDPDKISTLGLTAGEVVAAIRSQNVQIAGGQIAEPPIGDRAFSPNLTFTGRLKDPKQFEEIVVKAGADGRTVKLRDVARIELGALAYSTNSFLLRKSAVAMLVTQRPGSNALATAENISKTMEKLKASFPKGLDYNIGYNPTEFIAQSVSELIKTIYEAMALVVIVVLVFLQGWRPAIIPIIAIPVSLVGTFAVMAALGFSINNLTLFGLVLAVGIVVDDAIVVVENVERHLEHGMSRRDAALRTMQEVGSALVSIALVLCAVFVPTAFLGGISGQFFQQFAVTIAVATAISCFCSLTLSPALASLILQPHEDKRPPARWNFIARGWGAFTGMFNRGFDRLAHGYASTADFVIRHSVVMLLVYAALIGGAGWLLMTTPQGFIPAQDRGYVIVSVQLPGAASLARTTEVVREIEKIALDTPGVVRAPAFAGFSGATRTQASNAAALFPVFDDPAARAKKGLSSASIANELRKRLASIQGAFIIVIPPPAVPGIGTGGGFTMRIQDRQGRGSEMLAATTDELIGAARKAPGLTQVFSTFAANTPQLFVDIDRVKAQKLGVPIANINDTIQTYFGSSYINDFNLFGRTYRVTAQADLPFRKETSDLSRLRTRNAAGDMVMLGSVVSFSDISGPDRVARYNLYPASELQGDTLPGTSSATAIETMKKLAEETLPSGFSFEWTDLSYQQVTGGQAGLLVFPICVLFVYLVLAAQYGSWSLPFAVILIVPMCLLAATVGVRLMGQDVNILTQIGFVVLVGLAAKNAILIVEFARDIELEGKARLEAVIEACRLRLRPILMTSFAFILGVLPLVISSGSGSEMRQAVGVAVFFGMIGVTLFGLVFTPIFYVIVRNLAEGKGKKPAAV, from the coding sequence ATGAATCTCGGCCGCCTCTCCATCAACCAGCCCATCCTGGCGATGGTGTTGTCGATCGTGCTTCTGATCGTCGGCGCGATCGCCTACACCACGCTGCCGGTCTCCGAGTATCCGCAAGTGGTGCCGCCGACGGTGACGGTCACCACGCAATATCCCGGCGCCTCCGCACAAACCGTGTCTGACACCGTCGCCGCTCCGATCGAGCAGGAGATCAACGGCGTCGAGGACATGCTGTATCTCTACAGCCAGGCCACCTCGAACGGGCAGTTGACGATCACGGTCACCTTCAAGCTCGGCACCGATCTCGACAAGGCCCAGGTGCTGGTGCAGAACCGCGTCGCGATCGCGCAGCCGCGGTTGCCCGAAGAGGTGCAGCGCAACGGCGTCATTACCCGCAAGAACAGCCCCGACATCCTGATGGTCGTGTTCATGCTGTCGCCGGACGACACGTTCGACCAGCTCTACATCTCCAACTACGCGCTGTTGCAGGTCCGCGACGAGTTGCTCCGGCTCGACGGCGTCGGCGACATTCAGATCTTCGGCGCGCGCGACTATTCGATGCGGCTGTGGCTCGACCCCGACAAGATCTCTACGCTCGGCCTGACGGCGGGCGAGGTGGTGGCGGCGATCCGCTCGCAAAACGTGCAGATCGCGGGCGGCCAGATCGCGGAGCCGCCGATCGGCGACCGCGCTTTTTCGCCGAATCTCACCTTTACCGGCCGGCTGAAAGACCCGAAACAATTCGAGGAGATCGTGGTCAAGGCCGGTGCCGACGGGCGCACGGTCAAGCTGCGCGATGTCGCGCGGATCGAACTCGGTGCTTTGGCCTATTCGACCAACAGCTTTCTGCTGCGCAAATCCGCTGTCGCCATGCTGGTGACGCAGCGGCCGGGCTCGAATGCGCTGGCGACCGCCGAGAATATTTCCAAGACGATGGAGAAACTGAAGGCGAGCTTCCCGAAGGGGCTCGACTACAACATCGGCTACAACCCGACCGAATTCATCGCGCAGTCCGTCAGCGAGCTGATCAAGACGATCTACGAGGCGATGGCGCTGGTCGTGATCGTGGTGCTGGTATTTTTGCAGGGCTGGCGGCCGGCGATCATCCCGATTATCGCGATTCCGGTTTCGCTGGTCGGCACCTTTGCGGTGATGGCGGCACTGGGATTTTCGATCAACAATCTGACGCTGTTCGGCCTTGTGCTGGCGGTCGGCATCGTGGTCGACGACGCGATCGTGGTGGTCGAAAACGTCGAGCGTCATCTCGAACATGGCATGAGCCGGCGCGACGCCGCGCTCCGTACCATGCAGGAGGTCGGCAGCGCGCTGGTGTCGATCGCGCTGGTTCTGTGCGCCGTGTTCGTGCCGACCGCGTTCCTTGGCGGCATCTCCGGGCAGTTCTTCCAGCAGTTCGCCGTCACCATTGCGGTGGCGACCGCGATTTCCTGCTTCTGTTCGCTGACGCTGTCGCCGGCGCTGGCCTCGTTGATTCTGCAGCCGCACGAAGACAAGAGGCCGCCGGCACGCTGGAATTTCATCGCCCGCGGCTGGGGCGCCTTTACCGGCATGTTCAATCGCGGCTTCGACCGGCTGGCACATGGCTATGCCAGCACCGCCGATTTCGTGATCCGGCATTCGGTGGTGATGTTGCTGGTGTACGCGGCGCTGATCGGCGGCGCCGGATGGCTGTTGATGACGACGCCGCAAGGCTTTATCCCGGCGCAGGACCGTGGCTACGTCATCGTCTCCGTGCAATTGCCGGGCGCCGCCTCGCTGGCGCGAACGACCGAAGTGGTCAGGGAGATCGAAAAGATCGCACTCGATACGCCGGGCGTCGTTCGCGCGCCCGCCTTCGCTGGCTTCTCCGGCGCGACCCGGACGCAGGCGAGCAACGCCGCGGCACTGTTTCCAGTGTTTGACGACCCGGCGGCCAGGGCGAAGAAGGGACTTTCGTCCGCCTCGATTGCGAACGAATTGCGCAAGCGGCTGGCAAGCATCCAGGGTGCGTTCATCATCGTGATTCCGCCGCCCGCGGTGCCCGGCATAGGCACCGGCGGCGGCTTCACCATGCGGATCCAGGACCGCCAGGGCCGTGGCTCGGAAATGCTCGCGGCCACGACCGACGAATTGATTGGTGCCGCGCGCAAGGCACCCGGACTGACCCAGGTGTTCTCCACCTTTGCCGCCAACACGCCGCAACTGTTCGTCGACATCGACCGCGTCAAGGCGCAGAAGCTCGGCGTGCCGATCGCCAATATCAACGATACGATCCAGACCTATTTCGGCTCGTCCTATATCAACGACTTCAACCTGTTCGGCCGCACCTACCGCGTCACGGCGCAGGCCGACCTGCCGTTCCGCAAGGAGACGTCCGATCTCTCACGCCTGCGCACCCGCAATGCCGCCGGCGACATGGTGATGCTCGGCAGCGTTGTGAGCTTCAGCGACATCTCCGGTCCCGACCGCGTCGCGCGCTACAATCTCTATCCCGCATCCGAACTGCAGGGCGATACGTTGCCCGGGACCAGTTCGGCGACCGCAATCGAGACCATGAAGAAGCTGGCCGAGGAAACGTTGCCGAGCGGCTTCTCGTTCGAATGGACCGATCTGTCCTATCAGCAGGTCACCGGCGGCCAGGCCGGCCTCCTCGTGTTTCCGATCTGCGTGCTGTTCGTGTATCTGGTGCTGGCGGCGCAATATGGCTCGTGGAGCCTGCCGTTTGCAGTCATCCTGATCGTGCCGATGTGCCTGCTCGCCGCCACCGTCGGCGTGCGGCTCATGGGGCAGGACGTCAACATCCTGACCCAGATCGGCTTCGTCGTGCTGGTCGGGCTGGCGGCCAAGAACGCCATTCTCATCGTCGAGTTCGCGCGCGACATCGAGCTCGAGGGCAAGGCGCGGCTGGAGGCGGTGATCGAAGCCTGCCGGCTGCGGTTGCGGCCGATCTTGATGACGTCGTTCGCGTTCATCCTCGGCGTGCTGCCGCTGGTGATCTCGTCGGGCTCGGGCTCGGAGATGCGGCAGGCGGTGGGCGTCGCCGTGTTCTTCGGCATGATTGGCGTCACGCTGTTCGGCCTGGTGTTCACGCCGATCTTCTACGTTATCGTGCGCAACCTCGCCGAAGGCAAGGGTAAGAAGCCGGCGGCGGTGTGA
- a CDS encoding ABC transporter substrate-binding protein, translating to MKSGLFAAVAAVGLLLAAPASAQGVKIGILNDQSGVYADYGGKWSFEAAKMAIEDFGGEVLGHKIEIVSADHQNKPDLATAIARRWYEVEGVDMITELTTSSVALAIHDLSRQMKKIDIVVGAATSRLTGDACQPYGFHWAYDTHALAYGTGGALVESGGDSWFFMTADYTFGHALEKDTGDFVRAKGGKVLGAVRIPLNSSDFSSFLLQAQSSKAKIIGLANAGLDTTNSIKQAAEFGIVKSGQKLAGLLLTLAEVHGLGLDAAQGLVLTEGYYWDRDAKSRNLAERFFKRTGRMPNMIQAGTYSATLQYLKAVKAAGTKDTEAVAKKLKELPVDDDFAQGGKVLENGRMVHDLYLFEVKKPSESKKPWDYYKQLAVVPGDKAFPAAKDSGCPLVK from the coding sequence ATGAAGTCGGGATTGTTTGCCGCCGTTGCGGCAGTTGGTCTTTTGCTCGCCGCGCCGGCGTCGGCGCAGGGCGTCAAGATCGGCATTCTGAACGACCAATCCGGGGTCTACGCCGATTACGGCGGCAAGTGGTCGTTCGAGGCGGCCAAGATGGCGATCGAGGACTTTGGCGGCGAGGTGCTCGGCCACAAGATCGAAATCGTTTCCGCCGACCATCAAAACAAGCCGGATCTCGCCACCGCGATCGCGCGGCGCTGGTATGAGGTCGAGGGTGTCGACATGATCACGGAGCTGACGACCTCTTCGGTTGCGCTCGCGATTCACGATCTCTCCAGGCAGATGAAGAAGATCGACATCGTCGTGGGTGCTGCGACCTCGCGCCTCACCGGCGATGCCTGCCAGCCTTACGGCTTCCACTGGGCCTACGACACCCACGCACTCGCCTACGGCACCGGCGGCGCGCTGGTGGAATCCGGCGGCGATAGCTGGTTCTTCATGACCGCCGACTACACCTTCGGCCATGCGCTGGAAAAAGACACCGGCGATTTCGTCAGGGCGAAGGGCGGCAAGGTGCTCGGCGCGGTCCGCATCCCCCTGAACTCGTCGGACTTCTCTTCCTTCCTGCTGCAGGCGCAGAGTTCGAAAGCCAAGATCATCGGCCTCGCCAATGCCGGCCTCGACACCACCAACTCGATCAAGCAGGCGGCGGAATTCGGCATCGTCAAGAGCGGCCAGAAGCTCGCCGGCCTGTTGCTGACGCTGGCCGAAGTGCACGGCCTCGGCCTCGACGCCGCCCAGGGCCTGGTGCTGACCGAAGGCTACTACTGGGACCGCGACGCCAAGAGCCGCAATCTCGCGGAACGCTTCTTCAAGCGCACCGGCCGCATGCCGAACATGATCCAGGCCGGCACCTATTCGGCGACGCTGCAATACCTCAAGGCAGTCAAGGCCGCGGGCACCAAGGACACCGAGGCGGTGGCGAAGAAGCTGAAGGAGCTTCCGGTCGATGACGATTTTGCGCAAGGCGGCAAGGTGCTGGAGAACGGCCGCATGGTGCACGACCTCTATCTGTTCGAGGTCAAGAAACCATCTGAATCGAAGAAGCCGTGGGATTACTACAAGCAGCTCGCCGTGGTGCCGGGCGACAAGGCGTTCCCGGCGGCAAAGGATTCCGGCTGCCCGCTGGTGAAGTGA
- a CDS encoding MAPEG family protein: MYHLTALVSLLAILVYFYSSVRVAQARGKFGVKLPAISGNEDFERVFRAQMNTLEWLPMFLPALWLFAIYISDGIAAALGLVWVIGRILYIFGYAKSVPQRSPGFATQALATIALWLGAFGAIVWRLVQG, translated from the coding sequence ATGTATCATCTCACCGCGCTCGTCAGCTTGCTGGCGATCCTGGTCTACTTCTATTCGTCCGTTCGTGTGGCACAGGCGCGCGGCAAATTCGGCGTCAAGCTGCCGGCGATCTCGGGCAATGAAGATTTCGAGCGCGTGTTTCGCGCGCAGATGAACACGCTGGAATGGCTGCCGATGTTTTTGCCGGCGCTATGGCTGTTCGCGATCTATATCAGCGACGGCATCGCCGCTGCGTTGGGGCTGGTCTGGGTGATAGGCCGCATTCTCTACATATTTGGCTACGCGAAGTCGGTCCCACAACGCAGCCCCGGCTTTGCGACTCAGGCGCTGGCGACGATTGCGCTGTGGCTCGGCGCATTCGGCGCGATCGTGTGGCGGCTGGTGCAGGGGTGA
- a CDS encoding efflux RND transporter periplasmic adaptor subunit yields the protein MGLSTTEPLKRPPATSRDGHSLRGLKWLPPLLALALSACGDKPPQQPAAAAPSVTVSQPVKRTVTDWDEFTGRFEAIQEVQVRARVGGFVTSVEFRDGAIVRSGDLLYVIDARPFEAVAEQADGQLSDARARAELAKRELDRALTLNQTQAVSDSVVDQRRQTLQAARAAEMQAEGALKAAKLNIEFTHVMAPITGRVSRHLVTPGNLVQGSEGGATLLTSIVSLDPIYIYFDVDEATYLRNSRLWFEGRRPSSRDTPNPVQVTLTGETKPSHEGKMDFLDNRLDVSTGTLRSRAVIPNKDLSILPGQFGRVRIVGSGPYEALLLPDTAVATDQSRKIVFVVKDDNTVEAKPVTLGPLDEGLRVIREGLKPEDRVIIDGLQRARVGAKVSPQPGDIKPAGAKT from the coding sequence ATGGGATTGAGCACGACTGAGCCATTGAAACGTCCGCCTGCGACAAGCCGTGATGGTCATTCGCTTCGCGGTCTCAAATGGTTGCCCCCATTGCTCGCGCTTGCGCTATCTGCCTGTGGCGACAAGCCGCCGCAACAGCCGGCTGCGGCGGCGCCATCGGTCACGGTCTCTCAGCCGGTGAAACGTACCGTCACCGATTGGGACGAATTCACCGGCCGCTTCGAGGCAATCCAGGAGGTCCAGGTTCGCGCCCGCGTCGGCGGGTTCGTGACCAGCGTCGAATTCCGCGACGGCGCGATCGTGCGCTCAGGCGATCTGCTGTACGTGATCGACGCGCGTCCGTTCGAGGCGGTCGCCGAACAGGCCGACGGGCAGTTGTCCGATGCGCGCGCGAGAGCGGAGCTCGCCAAGCGCGAACTCGACCGCGCGCTGACATTAAATCAAACCCAGGCGGTGTCCGATTCCGTCGTGGACCAGCGCCGCCAGACCCTGCAGGCGGCGCGCGCCGCGGAGATGCAGGCCGAAGGCGCACTCAAGGCCGCCAAGCTCAACATCGAGTTCACCCATGTGATGGCGCCAATCACCGGCCGCGTCAGCCGCCATCTCGTGACGCCTGGCAATCTCGTGCAGGGCTCCGAGGGCGGCGCGACGCTGCTCACCTCGATCGTCTCGCTCGACCCGATCTACATCTATTTCGATGTCGACGAGGCGACTTACTTACGAAACAGCCGGCTCTGGTTCGAAGGCAGGCGGCCGAGTTCGCGCGACACGCCGAACCCGGTCCAGGTGACGCTGACTGGCGAAACCAAGCCCTCGCATGAGGGCAAGATGGATTTCCTCGACAACCGCCTGGACGTCTCGACGGGTACGTTGCGCAGCCGCGCCGTGATCCCGAACAAGGATCTCTCGATCCTGCCCGGGCAGTTCGGCCGCGTCCGGATCGTCGGCAGCGGCCCTTATGAGGCGCTGCTGCTGCCGGACACGGCTGTCGCGACCGACCAGTCGCGCAAGATCGTTTTTGTCGTCAAGGACGACAATACGGTCGAGGCGAAGCCGGTGACGCTCGGACCGCTCGACGAAGGCCTGCGCGTGATCCGTGAGGGCCTGAAGCCAGAAGACCGCGTCATTATCGACGGCCTGCAACGGGCGCGGGTGGGGGCAAAGGTCAGCCCACAGCCGGGCGACATCAAGCCGGCCGGTGCCAAGACATGA
- a CDS encoding ABC transporter permease has translation MKRALWTLAVLLSHWRRHPMQLTTLLIGLISATALWSGVQALNQQARTSYDRAAAMFGGTRTAMLVARNGVSFPQQLFVELRRAGWPVSPVLEGRIQIEGRSFRLLGIEPVTLPAEVGNAPTIGKASLQSFMTPPGEMLVAPETLSDLKLAEGARPQGDGGAPLPPLRVQPNLVPGVLVVDIGVAQNLLKMPDQLSRLLIGKTTGRHAPLESVAGDKLRLVEADAETDLERLTDSFHLNLTAFGLLSFFVGLFIVNSAIGLAFEQRLPTLRTLRACGVSARMMNAVLVLELVSLALAAGLIGLVCGYFIAGALLPDVAASLRGLYGAQIPGYLTLKPQWWIAGIAISILGALAAAAASLTKALRLPLLATAQPFAWQQAQRRWLTYQSALALMAFAAAGGFLWFGDSLISGFAVLAALMLGAALILPMFLEIVLSLGQRYARAPLGIWFWADSRQQLSGLSLALMALLLALAVNVGVSTMVESFSRTFLVWLDGRLAAEIYVNAANDAQAHEIKAWLRERPEVEAILPGGRADTQLAGAPLEVLGLPDHATYRDNWPLLQSIEDVWVKLRPGDTALVSEQLARRLHLSLGERIEVPTSGGNWTLNVVGIYADYGNPKSQIAVNFAALTRRFPEIPLTRMGLRVAPPKIPALISALQEKFGLDDRNVADQARMKAESTRIFNRTFSVTAALNAFTLGVAGVALLTSLLTLANSRLPQLAPLWAIGVTRRRLAAIELLKTTSVALITTIFALPLGLLVAWCLLAIVNVKAFGWRLPFHVFPMQLLWLTGVAMAAAVAASALPVIRLARMQPTSLIRIFANER, from the coding sequence GTGAAACGCGCATTGTGGACGCTGGCCGTGCTGCTGAGCCATTGGCGGCGGCACCCGATGCAGTTGACGACCCTGCTGATCGGGTTGATCTCGGCGACTGCGCTGTGGAGCGGCGTGCAGGCGCTCAATCAGCAGGCGCGCACCTCCTACGATCGTGCTGCCGCTATGTTTGGCGGCACGCGGACCGCCATGCTGGTCGCCCGCAACGGCGTAAGCTTCCCGCAACAACTTTTTGTCGAATTGCGCCGCGCCGGCTGGCCGGTCTCGCCGGTGCTGGAAGGTCGCATCCAGATCGAGGGACGGTCGTTCCGGCTGCTCGGCATCGAGCCCGTTACGCTGCCCGCCGAAGTCGGCAACGCGCCGACGATCGGCAAAGCCAGCCTGCAATCCTTCATGACCCCGCCGGGCGAGATGCTGGTGGCGCCGGAAACGCTTTCCGACCTCAAGCTCGCGGAGGGCGCCCGCCCGCAAGGCGATGGCGGCGCCCCGCTGCCGCCGCTTCGCGTGCAGCCGAACCTGGTGCCCGGCGTGCTGGTCGTCGACATCGGCGTTGCGCAGAACCTCCTGAAGATGCCGGACCAGCTTTCGCGGCTCCTGATCGGCAAGACGACAGGGAGGCACGCGCCGCTCGAAAGCGTCGCGGGCGACAAGCTTCGGCTGGTCGAAGCCGATGCGGAAACCGACCTCGAACGCCTCACCGACAGTTTTCACCTGAACCTCACCGCGTTCGGGTTGCTGTCGTTCTTTGTCGGCCTGTTCATCGTCAATTCGGCGATCGGGCTCGCCTTCGAGCAGCGGCTGCCGACCTTACGCACCTTGCGCGCCTGCGGTGTCTCGGCGCGGATGATGAACGCCGTGCTGGTGCTTGAGCTGGTGTCGCTGGCGCTGGCCGCGGGGCTGATCGGACTCGTGTGCGGTTACTTCATCGCCGGTGCGCTGCTGCCTGACGTCGCCGCATCGCTGCGCGGGCTCTATGGCGCGCAGATTCCGGGATATCTGACGCTCAAGCCGCAATGGTGGATCGCGGGCATCGCCATCAGCATTTTGGGCGCGCTCGCAGCGGCCGCCGCCAGCCTCACCAAGGCGCTGCGGCTGCCGTTGCTCGCCACCGCCCAGCCCTTCGCCTGGCAACAGGCGCAGCGGCGCTGGCTGACTTACCAGAGCGCGCTGGCGCTCATGGCGTTCGCAGCGGCCGGCGGCTTTTTGTGGTTTGGCGATTCCCTGATTTCGGGCTTTGCCGTGCTCGCCGCGTTGATGCTCGGCGCAGCGCTGATCCTGCCGATGTTTCTGGAAATCGTGCTGTCGCTTGGCCAGCGCTATGCACGCGCCCCGCTCGGAATCTGGTTCTGGGCCGATAGCCGCCAGCAATTGTCGGGATTGTCGCTCGCTTTGATGGCGCTGTTGCTCGCGTTGGCGGTGAATGTCGGCGTCTCCACCATGGTCGAGAGTTTTTCCCGCACGTTTCTGGTCTGGCTGGACGGGCGGCTGGCGGCAGAAATTTATGTCAACGCCGCCAACGACGCGCAGGCACACGAGATCAAGGCGTGGCTGCGCGAACGCCCCGAGGTCGAGGCGATCCTGCCCGGCGGCCGCGCCGATACGCAACTCGCGGGCGCGCCGCTCGAGGTGCTGGGCCTGCCCGATCACGCCACCTATCGCGACAACTGGCCGCTATTGCAATCGATTGAGGATGTCTGGGTCAAGCTTCGCCCCGGCGATACTGCGCTCGTCAGCGAACAACTGGCGCGACGGCTGCACCTCTCCCTCGGCGAGCGCATCGAGGTGCCCACGTCGGGCGGAAACTGGACGCTCAACGTGGTCGGCATCTACGCCGACTACGGCAACCCCAAGAGCCAGATCGCGGTGAACTTCGCCGCGCTGACGCGGCGCTTTCCGGAAATCCCGCTGACGCGCATGGGACTGCGGGTCGCCCCGCCAAAGATCCCGGCGTTGATCTCGGCCCTGCAGGAAAAGTTCGGCCTCGACGATCGCAACGTCGCCGACCAGGCGAGGATGAAGGCGGAATCGACGCGGATCTTCAACCGCACTTTCTCGGTCACGGCGGCGCTGAACGCCTTCACGCTCGGCGTCGCCGGCGTGGCGCTGTTGACGAGCCTCTTGACGCTTGCCAACTCCCGCCTGCCGCAACTGGCCCCATTATGGGCGATCGGCGTTACGCGGCGGCGGCTCGCGGCGATCGAGCTGTTGAAGACGACCTCGGTGGCGTTGATCACCACCATCTTTGCGCTTCCGCTGGGTTTGCTGGTCGCGTGGTGCCTGCTCGCGATCGTCAACGTCAAGGCGTTCGGTTGGCGGTTGCCGTTTCATGTCTTTCCGATGCAATTGCTCTGGCTCACCGGCGTCGCGATGGCGGCGGCGGTTGCGGCTTCCGCGCTCCCCGTCATCAGGCTGGCGCGCATGCAGCCGACCAGCCTGATCAGGATCTTTGCCAATGAACGGTAG